The following coding sequences are from one Saccharomyces cerevisiae S288C chromosome X, complete sequence window:
- the RBH1 gene encoding Rbh1p (hypothetical protein; expression is cell-cycle regulated as shown by microarray analysis; potential regulatory target of Mbp1p, which binds to the YJL181W promoter region; contains a PH-like domain; RBH1 has a paralog, RBH2, that arose from the whole genome duplication), giving the protein MEIFKEEEEEAFSAIEGIIYACEVYDPVPRHLHKSKTKIINAAKLIIETHLSYYTILNNISDIQAYLSTWLRDLGTTGPYQTILSESISLMFDRTVSIFRKCTIEGGFPHLIARLYLRLKSYQKLLNDAGLKNFFSSYDYAFGVAYNLVNCSEYRYDEVHYISNGTYSLVASMKIDPAEVIKREHFRLTIPKFNISNILIEIFHLLDGLAFFKVNPDSLSISTASAETIFRSISEGNHQVLELGRSLMFPLLRTGDFEICRIDDAGAVITFTEAKDVKLEIISLDEVSWVMQWKSCLQNYERRAANDSSFIKTHLQFKKANNFNEDNNGLGLIVDRNIPTDDFTLASTNRQSPPPSNTGCSLHRSKPLHIPLSSVIREDFYDSSLNERISKDGDSSCESFSGAESILSDYDFHDNEFFNNQSPHYFSEHIDNNSREVVITDENTIISLENTQVSRWSNYSWQKISPHQLQVSIIQLRMGNFIVAYDSDYNLHQFKIRLCDDIKCIQSTEQDIQIRVPLGAIMCSVTGILNIRTKDADKLLRVLSFYTTDHTEAVSHSNNQDATASPLSSVSSAMDLKHSLQKCSSTIMPQELTQDVIGSKSDLISNIRQKI; this is encoded by the coding sequence ATGGAGATATtcaaggaagaagaagaagaagcttTTTCGGCGATAGAAGGTATAATATATGCCTGTGAGGTGTATGACCCTGTACCCCGTCATTTACATAAAAGCAAAACAAAGATCATCAATGCTGCTAAATTAATTATAGAAACGCATCTTTCATATTATACAATACTCAATAACATTTCAGATATACAAGCCTATCTTTCTACTTGGCTTAGGGATCTTGGAACGACAGGTCCATACCAAACAATTCTTTCAGAAAGTATTTCTCTCATGTTTGACCGCACTGTATCTATCTTCAGGAAATGTACGATAGAGGGAGGTTTTCCACATTTGATCGCACGTCTTTATCTCAGATTGAAAAGCTACCAGAAGCTCTTAAACGATGCAGGattaaagaattttttttcaagctACGATTATGCTTTCGGGGTTGCATACAACCTTGTAAATTGCTCTGAATACAGGTATGACGAAGTTCATTACATATCGAACGGCACTTACTCATTAGTTGCATCGATGAAGATAGATCCTGCTGAAGTCATTAAAAGGGAACATTTTAGGCTTACAATTCCGAAATTTAACATATCTAATATattaattgaaatttttcatttgctCGATGGATTAGCATTTTTTAAGGTGAACCCTGATAGTTTATCTATATCTACAGCTTCAGCAGAAACAATCTTTCGCAGTATCTCCGAAGGTAATCATCAGGTCCTAGAATTGGGGAGAAGTTTAATGTTTCCATTGTTGAGGACTggagattttgaaatctgtCGTATTGACGACGCGGGAGCTGTCATAACATTTACAGAAGCGAAGGATGTAAAACTAGAAATAATCAGTCTGGATGAAGTTTCCTGGGTAATGCAGTGGAAATCTtgtcttcaaaattatGAGAGAAGGGCAGCAAATGACAGTTCATTTATCAAAACACACCTACAATTTAAGAAGGCCAACAATTTCAATGAAGATAATAATGGGCTAGGACTAATTGTAGACAGAAATATTCCAACAGATGATTTTACGCTAGCTTCTACAAACCGTCAAAGTCCCCCGCCTTCAAATACTGGTTGTTCATTACACAGGTCTAAACCCTTGCATATCCCTTTATCATCTGTTATTCGTGAAGACTTTTATGATAGCTCTCTAAATGAGCGTATATCTAAAGACGGAGATAGCAGTTGTGAATCCTTCAGTGGCGCCGAAAGTATCTTATCAGACTACGATTTTCatgataatgaattttttaacaaCCAGTCAcctcattatttttcagaaCACATAGACAATAACTCGAGAGAGGTGGTAATAACAGATGAAAATACGATAATATCTTTGGAAAATACCCAAGTAAGTCGGTGGTCAAATTACTCatggcaaaaaatttcaccGCATCAATTACAGGTCTCTATTATCCAACTGCGCATGGGAAACTTCATTGTGGCTTATGATTCTGATTATAACCTTCATCAGTTCAAAATTCGTTTGTGTGACGATATAAAATGTATACAATCCACAGAGCAAGACATACAAATACGTGTCCCGCTCGGCGCAATAATGTGCAGCGTCACTGGTATCTTGAATATTAGGACGAAGGACGCTGACAAGTTGCTTCGGGTATTAAGCTTTTATACCACTGACCACACGGAAGCTGTATCGCACTCAAACAATCAAGATGCTACTGCAAGTCCACTTTCGTCAGTTTCATCAGCAATGGATCTCAAGCATTCATTACAGAAATGTTCCTCTACAATAATGCCCCAAGAGTTGACGCAGGACGTCATCGGTTCAAAATCAGACCTAATCAGTAATATTCgtcaaaaaatataa
- the ATP12 gene encoding ATP synthase complex assembly protein ATP12 (Assembly factor for F1 sector of mitochondrial F1F0 ATP synthase; conserved protein; required for assembly of alpha and beta subunits into F1 sector of mitochondrial F1F0 ATP synthase; human homolog ATPAF2 can complement yeast atp12 mutant; mutation of human homolog reduces active ATP synthase levels and is associated with the disorder ATPAF2 deficiency) yields the protein MLPSLRKGCFIVNSIRLKLPRFYSLNAQPLGTDNTIENNTPTETNRLSKTSQKFWEKVSLNRDVEKGKIALQLDGRTIKTPLGNGIIVDNAKSLLAYLLKLEWSSLSSLSIKTHSLPLTSLVARCIDLQMTNEPGCDPQLVAKIGGNSDVIKNQLLRYLDTDTLLVFSPMNEFEGRLRNAQNELYIPIIKGMEEFLRNFSSESNIRLQILDADIHGLRGNQQSDIVKNAAKKYMSSLSPWDLAILEKTVLTTKSFICGVLLLENKKDTANLIPALKTDMDNIVRAATLETIFQVEKWGEVEDTHDVDKRDIRRKIHTAAIAAFKQ from the coding sequence ATGCTGCCATCATTAAGGAAGGGATGCTTCATTGTGAATTCCATAAGATTGAAACTGCCCCGATTCTACTCATTAAATGCCCAGCCACTGGGGACAGACAACACGATTGAGAATAACACTCCTACGGAAACAAATAGATTGAGCAAAACTTCACAGAAGTTTTGGGAAAAGGTGTCACTAAATAGGGATGTTGAGAAAGGAAAGATTGCTCTACAATTAGATGGCAGGACTATAAAAACTCCTCTAGGAAATGGAATTATAGTTGATAATGCAAAGTCTCTCTTAGCATACCTATTAAAACTGGAGTGGTCGTCCCTATCCAGTCTTTCCATCAAAACTCACTCTTTGCCACTAACTTCATTAGTGGCAAGATGCATAGATTTACAAATGACAAATGAGCCTGGCTGTGACCCTCAATTAGTTGCAAAGATTGGAGGCAACAGTGATGTTATAAAAAATCAGTTGTTAAGATATTTAGATACCGATACTTTATTGGTCTTTTCCCCTATGAATGAGTTTGAAGGAAGATTACGCAATGCGCAAAATGAGTTATATATACCCATCATCAAAGGAATGGAAGAGTTTTTACGCAACTTTTCATCCGAGTCTAATATTCGACTACAAATTTTAGATGCCGACATCCATGGGTTACGAGGCAATCAGCAGTCGGATATCGTTAAGAATgcagcaaaaaaatatatgagCAGCTTATCACCATGGGATCTTGcaattcttgaaaaaactgTATTAACCACAAAGTCCTTCATTTGCGGCGTGCTATtattagaaaataaaaaagatacTGCGAACTTAATTCCCGCCTTGAAAACTGATATGGATAATATTGTACGTGCCGCCACCTTAGAAACAATCTTCCAAGTTGAAAAGTGGGGAGAGGTTGAAGATACTCATGACGTTGACAAAAGAGacatcagaagaaaaattcatactGCTGCGATTGCTGCTTTTAAGCAATAA
- the PFD1 gene encoding prefolding complex chaperone subunit (Subunit of heterohexameric prefoldin; prefoldin binds cytosolic chaperonin and transfers target proteins to it; involved in the biogenesis of actin and of alpha- and gamma-tubulin; prefoldin complex also localizes to chromatin of actively transcribed genes in the nucleus and facilitates transcriptional elongation) has translation MSQIAQEMTVSLRNARTQLDMVNQQLAYLDRQEKLAELTKKELESYPTDKVWRSCGKSFILQDKSKYVNDLSHDETVLLDQRKTLKIKKNYLETTVEKTIDNLKALMKN, from the coding sequence ATGTCACAGATAGCACAAGAAATGACAGTGAGCTTAAGAAACGCCAGGACACAATTGGATATGGTCAATCAGCAGCTAGCATATTTGGACAGACAAGAAAAGCTTGCTGAATtgacaaagaaagaacTAGAGTCTTATCCAACGGACAAAGTATGGAGATCTTGCGGTAAATCGTTTATCTTACAGGATAAATCCAAATACGTTAATGATTTATCACATGACGAAACTGTTCTTCTGgatcaaagaaaaacattaaagataaagaagaactaTTTAGAAACTACTGTTGAAAAAACAATAGACAATCTAAAGgcattgatgaagaattaa